The Collimonas sp. PA-H2 genome contains a region encoding:
- a CDS encoding DMT family transporter: MSLASSSPAAPAAHPLLAAMPMVFVVLWSTGFIVAKFGLPYAPPLTFLLLRFGGVLLVLLPLVLLMRAPWPRGKIAHIAFAGILLQGGYLAGVWCAIKLGMPAGLSALIVGMQPILTAFAAPLIGESVRPRQWLGLVLGICGVGLVVAAKITLVGLSWTSIGLCLMALLSMTAGTLYQKRHCPHFDLRSGTVIQFAASIVVLLPFAMFFEHLTPALDTVQWTARFIGALLWSIFALSIGAIFLLFALIRKSAATSVTSLLYLTPPTTALMAWLMFGEVFNMLGIAGMVVAILGVVFVMKK, from the coding sequence ATGTCTTTAGCCAGTTCCTCGCCGGCGGCGCCTGCCGCCCATCCTTTGCTCGCGGCCATGCCGATGGTGTTCGTGGTGCTGTGGAGCACCGGTTTCATCGTCGCCAAGTTCGGTTTGCCGTATGCGCCGCCGCTAACGTTCTTGCTGCTGCGCTTCGGCGGCGTGCTGCTGGTGCTGCTGCCATTGGTGCTGCTGATGCGCGCTCCCTGGCCGCGCGGAAAAATCGCGCATATCGCGTTCGCGGGGATCTTGCTGCAAGGCGGCTACCTGGCGGGCGTCTGGTGCGCCATCAAGCTGGGCATGCCGGCCGGTCTGTCGGCGCTGATCGTCGGCATGCAGCCTATCCTGACGGCGTTTGCCGCGCCCTTGATCGGCGAATCGGTCAGGCCGCGCCAATGGCTGGGCCTGGTGCTGGGGATTTGCGGAGTGGGGCTGGTGGTAGCCGCCAAGATCACCCTGGTCGGCCTGTCCTGGACCAGCATCGGTTTATGTTTGATGGCGCTGCTGTCGATGACGGCTGGCACCCTGTACCAGAAGCGCCACTGTCCGCATTTCGATCTGCGCAGCGGCACCGTCATCCAGTTTGCCGCCTCGATCGTGGTATTGCTGCCATTTGCCATGTTCTTTGAGCACCTGACGCCGGCGCTGGACACGGTGCAATGGACGGCGCGCTTCATCGGCGCCTTGCTGTGGTCGATCTTCGCCTTGTCGATCGGCGCCATCTTCCTGCTGTTCGCCCTGATACGCAAGAGCGCGGCCACCAGCGTCACCAGCTTGCTCTACCTGACGCCGCCCACCACGGCGCTGATGGCCTGGCTGATGTTCGGCGAAGTCTTCAACATGCTGGGCATCGCCGGCATGGTGGTGGCGATACTGGGTGTGGTCTTTGTCATGAAAAAATAA
- a CDS encoding competence/damage-inducible protein A → MAIGLIIIGDEILSGRRVDKHFPKILEMLTARGLTLSWAEYIGDDPERITATLKRTLDSDDIVFCTGGIGATPDDHTRQCAAAALGVPLVLHPEAREKIRERIADTARDAGATLDYDTPDNLHRLKMGEFPQGADIIPNPFNKIPGFTVRHQGAGAHHFAPGFPVMAWPMFEWVLDTYYADQFHKNPQLEQSVLVFEAMESTLTPLMEAIEAEFPLVKVFSLPHVGEGGVRRHIDLGVKGEPVQSAAAFAKMLAGLDQLKAEYRPA, encoded by the coding sequence ATGGCAATCGGACTTATCATCATCGGCGACGAAATCCTGTCAGGCAGGCGAGTCGATAAACACTTTCCGAAAATACTGGAAATGCTGACGGCGCGCGGTTTGACGCTGAGCTGGGCCGAATACATAGGGGACGATCCGGAGCGCATCACCGCCACCCTGAAACGCACGCTGGACAGCGACGATATCGTATTCTGCACCGGCGGCATCGGCGCCACTCCGGACGACCACACCCGCCAATGCGCCGCTGCCGCGCTGGGCGTGCCGCTGGTATTGCATCCCGAAGCGCGCGAAAAAATCCGTGAGCGCATCGCCGATACCGCGCGCGATGCCGGCGCCACGCTGGATTACGATACGCCCGACAACCTGCACCGGCTGAAGATGGGTGAATTCCCGCAGGGCGCCGATATCATTCCTAATCCTTTTAACAAGATCCCGGGCTTCACCGTCCGTCACCAGGGCGCCGGCGCGCATCATTTCGCCCCGGGCTTTCCGGTGATGGCCTGGCCTATGTTCGAATGGGTCCTGGATACCTATTACGCCGACCAGTTTCATAAAAATCCGCAGCTGGAGCAATCGGTGCTAGTGTTCGAAGCCATGGAGTCGACGCTGACGCCGCTGATGGAAGCGATTGAAGCGGAGTTTCCCCTGGTGAAAGTATTCAGCCTGCCGCATGTGGGCGAGGGCGGCGTGCGCCGCCACATCGATCTCGGCGTCAAGGGCGAGCCGGTGCAGAGCGCTGCGGCGTTCGCCAAGATGCTGGCCGGACTCGACCAGCTGAAAGCCGAATACCGTCCCGCTTAA
- a CDS encoding YncE family protein translates to MSVFVRRSMVAACGLLTAFSTFAATPPAAAPQASAAGNTVVILNSRDATITLLDQATYKEIGTFPVGKEPHHLMPTPDNKSLIVAAATGNSLLFLDPKSGQIQSQVKDIVDPYQIGFSPNQKWFIANGLRLDRIDIYGYDGKNLKIAKRLPLPSMPSHMAFTADSSLAFISLQGSDELAAVDLATQKVKWTMPVGKQPAGVYMTPDNKYLLVGVMGSDYVAVIDWRTQKIVKKIKTGDGAHNFRPQGDNRHIFVSNRVAGTINVLDLSTLESVGSISVPGGPDCMEITADGKTMWVTQRWVKKVSVVDLATRKVIKSIPVGRSPHGIYFNNRASEL, encoded by the coding sequence ATGTCCGTTTTTGTACGTCGTTCCATGGTCGCCGCTTGCGGTTTGTTGACAGCATTTTCCACTTTCGCGGCAACACCACCGGCCGCTGCTCCGCAAGCTTCGGCCGCCGGCAATACGGTAGTCATCCTGAATTCGCGCGACGCTACCATCACTTTGCTGGACCAGGCGACCTACAAGGAAATCGGTACATTTCCGGTTGGCAAGGAACCGCACCACCTGATGCCGACGCCGGACAACAAATCGCTGATCGTGGCTGCGGCCACTGGCAATTCGCTGCTGTTCCTTGACCCGAAAAGCGGCCAGATCCAGAGCCAGGTGAAAGACATCGTCGATCCTTACCAGATCGGCTTTTCGCCCAACCAGAAATGGTTCATCGCCAACGGCCTGCGCCTCGACCGCATCGATATCTACGGTTACGACGGCAAGAACCTGAAGATTGCAAAACGCCTGCCGCTGCCGTCCATGCCTAGCCATATGGCGTTCACGGCGGACAGTTCGCTGGCCTTCATCAGCCTGCAGGGCAGCGATGAGCTGGCGGCGGTCGACCTCGCCACCCAGAAAGTCAAATGGACCATGCCGGTTGGCAAGCAGCCGGCCGGCGTCTACATGACGCCCGACAACAAATACCTGCTGGTGGGCGTGATGGGTAGCGACTATGTCGCCGTGATCGACTGGCGCACCCAGAAAATCGTCAAGAAGATCAAGACCGGCGACGGCGCCCACAACTTTCGTCCGCAGGGCGACAACCGCCATATTTTCGTTTCCAACCGTGTCGCCGGCACTATCAATGTGCTGGATTTGAGCACGCTGGAAAGCGTCGGCAGCATCAGCGTCCCGGGCGGTCCGGACTGCATGGAAATCACGGCCGACGGCAAGACCATGTGGGTCACCCAGCGCTGGGTCAAGAAGGTGTCGGTGGTCGACCTGGCGACGCGCAAGGTGATCAAGTCGATCCCGGTGGGCCGTTCACCGCACGGCATCTATTTCAATAACCGCGCTTCGGAACTGTGA
- a CDS encoding histone deacetylase produces the protein MKAFYSDHFVLPLPAGHRFPMQKYRLIHEGALATIAGIDFHEAPSTSDGVLALAHHPRYIAEVSSGTLADSVQKAIGFPWTPQMVERSRRSAGATIAACRAALAGPEPVAVNLAGGTHHAFADQGAGFCVFNDAAIAARLMQAERRVQRVVIVDLDVHQGNGTASILARDDSIFTLSLHGAHNYPFSKEQSDLDVALEDGTGDEAYLDALQGALATMLARFSPQLIIFLAGADPHEGDRLGRLKLSFDGLARRDAMVLETAGRLSIPVAISMAGGYGKNIQDTVAVHLQTIALAASFAKDLALRHPAAAPLTQPG, from the coding sequence TTGAAAGCCTTCTACAGCGATCATTTTGTCTTGCCTCTGCCGGCCGGCCATCGCTTCCCCATGCAGAAATACCGGCTGATCCACGAGGGCGCTCTGGCGACCATCGCCGGCATCGACTTCCATGAAGCGCCCAGCACCAGCGACGGCGTGCTGGCGCTGGCGCATCATCCGCGCTACATCGCCGAGGTCAGCAGCGGTACTCTGGCGGACAGCGTGCAGAAAGCCATCGGTTTTCCCTGGACGCCGCAGATGGTGGAGCGCTCCCGGCGTTCCGCCGGCGCCACCATCGCCGCCTGCCGCGCAGCGCTGGCCGGGCCGGAACCGGTCGCGGTCAACCTGGCGGGCGGCACCCATCACGCCTTTGCCGACCAAGGCGCCGGCTTCTGCGTATTCAACGATGCCGCCATCGCTGCCAGGCTGATGCAGGCGGAACGGCGAGTGCAGCGGGTTGTGATCGTCGACCTGGATGTCCATCAGGGCAACGGCACGGCGTCTATCCTGGCGCGCGACGACTCGATCTTTACCCTTTCGCTGCATGGCGCCCACAACTATCCCTTCAGCAAAGAGCAGAGCGATCTCGATGTCGCGCTGGAGGATGGCACCGGAGACGAGGCATACCTGGATGCCTTGCAGGGCGCGCTGGCAACCATGCTGGCGCGCTTTTCGCCGCAGCTGATCATTTTCCTGGCCGGCGCCGATCCGCACGAGGGCGACCGGCTGGGGCGGCTGAAGCTCAGCTTCGACGGCCTGGCCCGGCGCGACGCCATGGTGCTGGAGACCGCCGGCCGTCTGTCGATACCGGTGGCGATCAGCATGGCCGGCGGCTACGGCAAGAATATACAAGACACGGTAGCGGTACACCTGCAAACTATCGCGCTGGCGGCAAGTTTTGCCAAAGACCTCGCTTTGCGGCACCCGGCTGCGGCGCCGCTCACCCAACCCGGATAA
- a CDS encoding helix-turn-helix transcriptional regulator, with amino-acid sequence MDEAGKRKAMGEFIKTQRTQLSATELRLGGSSRRRTPGLRREEVAQLCDISVTWYTWIEQGRTVSVSAAALARIAEALHLSRAKRAYLFELSGKKDPQAQDPQAEDIPDEILAVTGSIKTPAYLLDRHWNAVAWNRAAKTLFVGWLDQKDSRRNLLEYTYCAPQAALLISDWEQRASRLAAEFRADCGMYLDEPEIAQLVTRLSSASAAFQRAWNLHDVVEKEGGERRFTHPTLGQLAYRQVNLRVATRPELKLVMLLPV; translated from the coding sequence ATGGATGAAGCAGGCAAACGCAAGGCAATGGGCGAATTCATCAAGACCCAGCGCACTCAGCTCTCGGCAACCGAACTGCGGCTGGGCGGCAGCAGCCGCCGCCGCACGCCCGGCCTGCGGCGCGAAGAAGTAGCGCAGCTGTGCGATATCAGCGTCACCTGGTACACCTGGATCGAACAGGGACGCACCGTCTCGGTTTCGGCAGCGGCACTGGCCAGGATCGCCGAAGCCTTGCACTTGTCACGCGCCAAGCGCGCTTATCTGTTTGAACTGTCCGGCAAAAAAGATCCGCAGGCGCAGGATCCGCAGGCCGAGGACATCCCCGATGAAATCCTGGCCGTCACCGGCAGCATCAAGACGCCGGCCTATCTGCTCGACCGCCACTGGAACGCGGTTGCCTGGAACCGCGCCGCCAAGACCTTGTTCGTCGGCTGGCTGGACCAGAAAGACAGCCGCAGGAACCTGCTCGAATATACCTACTGCGCACCGCAGGCGGCGCTCCTGATCAGCGATTGGGAGCAGCGCGCCAGCCGCCTGGCGGCAGAGTTCCGCGCCGATTGCGGCATGTATCTGGACGAACCGGAAATTGCTCAGCTGGTGACGCGCCTGAGCAGCGCCAGCGCGGCGTTCCAGCGCGCCTGGAACCTGCACGATGTGGTGGAAAAGGAAGGCGGCGAACGCCGCTTCACCCACCCGACGCTGGGCCAGTTGGCTTACCGCCAGGTTAACCTGCGGGTTGCCACCCGGCCTGAGCTGAAGCTGGTGATGCTGCTGCCGGTCTGA
- a CDS encoding sterol desaturase family protein: MIDTLINWFATVQAWLFETVVQPLMFHAGFSEYLEDAFDGTEWFLIGVCELILLFLILRPLEAWIPVHAFNDKRARWIDFLYTVLYRLGAFSVLVFFMIDPLMAKATELLHLEGINPFNLENLLPGISDKPLVTFLLYLLVLDLCEYCYHRAQHSLGWLWGLHSLHHSQQNMNLWSDDRNHLLDGVIHDVVMALVALAIGVEPAQYVLLVSITRMLQSLQHANVRIHFGRLGDALLVSPRFHRWHHAIGIGHESKGQGTLGGHNFGVLFSFWDILFRSAYFGKSFEHTGIRDQLATASRPARDYGSGFWSQQWLGLKRMVEFSRKRSR, translated from the coding sequence ATGATCGATACCTTGATAAACTGGTTTGCCACGGTCCAGGCTTGGCTGTTTGAGACCGTGGTGCAGCCGCTCATGTTCCATGCCGGCTTCAGCGAATACCTGGAAGATGCCTTCGACGGCACCGAATGGTTCCTGATCGGCGTCTGCGAGCTGATCCTGCTGTTCCTCATCCTGCGACCGCTGGAAGCATGGATCCCGGTCCATGCCTTCAACGACAAGCGGGCGCGCTGGATCGATTTCCTCTATACCGTGCTGTACCGCCTGGGCGCCTTCTCGGTGCTGGTGTTTTTCATGATCGATCCCTTGATGGCCAAGGCCACCGAGCTGCTGCACCTGGAAGGGATCAATCCTTTCAACCTGGAAAACCTGCTGCCCGGAATCAGCGACAAGCCGCTGGTCACCTTCCTGCTCTATCTGCTGGTGCTGGACCTGTGCGAATACTGCTACCACCGCGCGCAGCATAGTCTCGGCTGGCTGTGGGGCTTGCACAGCCTGCATCACAGCCAGCAGAACATGAACCTGTGGAGCGACGACCGCAATCATCTGCTCGACGGCGTAATCCATGACGTCGTCATGGCGCTGGTGGCGCTGGCCATCGGCGTCGAGCCGGCGCAGTATGTGCTGCTGGTGTCGATCACGCGCATGCTGCAAAGCCTGCAGCATGCCAATGTGCGTATCCATTTCGGCCGGCTGGGCGATGCGCTGCTGGTGTCGCCGCGCTTTCACCGCTGGCACCACGCCATCGGCATCGGCCACGAAAGCAAGGGCCAGGGCACGCTGGGCGGGCATAATTTCGGCGTACTTTTTTCGTTCTGGGATATCTTGTTTCGCAGCGCCTATTTCGGCAAGAGCTTCGAGCATACCGGCATCCGCGACCAGCTTGCCACGGCCAGCAGGCCGGCGCGCGACTATGGCAGCGGTTTCTGGTCGCAGCAATGGCTGGGCCTGAAGCGCATGGTTGAGTTTTCCAGAAAGAGGTCACGCTGA
- a CDS encoding DUF349 domain-containing protein, translated as MFGFLFKRTERAAPQPAVAPQAALRAEAKQVSDQARQQALQQAQALSDEAAALAFILQSTFADARLAAAQLVQSPPALEQVLQACRNTDRRVAKLMQARLDSVRQQQAIAGKAAACIAQAQRLQQERQLMPNQVAELDRSWEGKDVPSDLQQQFTQLRAALAERLSAQAVLQHDAIGLLNQVRAMHLQAKTGLTDTSPAALDVLEAQMASCVSHSEALTLPRHLASDFAQEAQALRKLLQDLQQHQAALQARNELLSNWEAATDTLQPEALKSAWSALPRLPAALLDDGLEQRYQGLLKQHAPVIPQKTRPEATAAESGERPPIAEALDGLEKALEDGALQHAVDFDKALRAMDFKQHKPSATQAGRLAQARSELTRLQGWARWGGNVSREELTKAALELPAQELAPAELAKKIGSLRARWKSLDVSSGSAPKALWEGFDAACTAAYAPVAAHFQQQAEQRQANQVNARALIDEVQQYAQSALATDAAGAAPDWKIIAQFCQQKQQAWKTLGPINRSEKKSLDSAFTAALQSLQGPLAEQQAIEVGRREKLITEAAQLPANQRDTADRVKELQARWQEQAKALPLPRQEEQELWLRFRSACDAIFAQRKEAASSADAERRDNLRLREEQCAALEAAVAEPAAGLAKILQQAQQDWNRGGQVPRAAEAQIDARFQAAVAAAQAILEQSRRQAALAQADALRGKLALCQKIETAIAASGANESRSESDWRGEWQALPALAPAFEKIIAARFERAVQNGSGYAARLEAGRPLLQQELLRAEIMAGCDSPPALSRERLQLQVEVLQASLKAGGAAKNIEQQLLHICDLPAVMDDAALLRLLKLVALAKA; from the coding sequence ATGTTCGGATTTCTTTTCAAGCGCACAGAGCGTGCCGCGCCCCAGCCCGCAGTTGCTCCTCAGGCCGCGCTGCGCGCGGAAGCCAAGCAGGTTTCGGATCAGGCCCGGCAGCAAGCGCTGCAGCAGGCGCAAGCCTTGAGCGATGAGGCTGCCGCGCTGGCCTTCATCCTGCAATCGACGTTTGCCGATGCCCGTCTGGCGGCGGCGCAGCTGGTGCAGTCGCCGCCGGCGCTGGAGCAAGTGCTGCAAGCCTGCCGCAACACCGATCGGCGCGTCGCCAAACTGATGCAGGCACGGCTGGACAGCGTGCGCCAGCAGCAAGCTATCGCCGGCAAGGCGGCTGCCTGCATCGCTCAGGCCCAGCGCTTGCAGCAAGAGCGGCAGCTGATGCCGAACCAGGTGGCCGAGCTGGACCGCAGCTGGGAAGGCAAGGATGTGCCGTCCGATTTGCAGCAGCAATTCACACAGTTGCGGGCCGCGCTGGCCGAGCGCCTGAGCGCGCAAGCGGTGTTGCAGCACGATGCCATCGGTTTGCTGAACCAGGTGCGCGCCATGCATCTGCAAGCCAAGACCGGCTTGACCGACACCTCCCCGGCGGCGCTGGATGTGCTGGAAGCGCAGATGGCAAGTTGTGTCAGCCATTCTGAAGCCTTGACCTTGCCGCGCCACCTGGCGAGCGATTTTGCCCAGGAAGCGCAAGCCCTGCGCAAGCTGCTGCAGGATCTGCAACAACATCAAGCGGCGCTGCAGGCGCGCAATGAACTGCTGTCTAATTGGGAAGCTGCGACTGACACGCTGCAGCCGGAAGCCTTGAAAAGCGCATGGTCCGCCTTGCCCAGATTGCCGGCGGCGTTGCTGGACGATGGCCTGGAGCAGCGTTACCAGGGATTGCTGAAACAACATGCCCCTGTCATCCCGCAAAAGACCCGGCCAGAAGCGACAGCGGCGGAGAGCGGCGAGCGTCCGCCCATCGCGGAAGCCCTGGATGGCCTGGAAAAGGCGCTGGAAGACGGCGCGCTGCAGCACGCGGTGGATTTCGACAAAGCGCTGCGCGCGATGGATTTCAAGCAGCACAAGCCGAGCGCTACCCAGGCCGGCCGCCTGGCGCAAGCCCGCAGCGAACTGACACGGCTGCAAGGCTGGGCGCGCTGGGGCGGCAACGTCTCGCGCGAAGAGTTGACCAAGGCAGCGCTGGAACTGCCGGCGCAGGAGTTGGCGCCGGCGGAACTGGCAAAGAAGATCGGCAGCTTGCGGGCGCGCTGGAAGTCGCTGGATGTCAGCTCCGGTTCGGCGCCCAAGGCTTTGTGGGAAGGTTTCGACGCTGCCTGCACCGCCGCCTATGCGCCGGTGGCTGCGCATTTCCAGCAGCAGGCTGAACAGCGCCAGGCCAACCAGGTCAACGCCCGCGCCTTGATCGACGAGGTCCAGCAGTATGCGCAAAGCGCGCTGGCGACCGATGCCGCAGGCGCAGCGCCGGACTGGAAAATCATTGCCCAGTTCTGCCAGCAAAAGCAGCAGGCCTGGAAAACCCTGGGACCGATCAACCGCAGCGAGAAGAAATCGCTTGACAGTGCTTTTACCGCCGCGCTGCAAAGCTTGCAGGGGCCGCTGGCGGAGCAGCAAGCGATCGAAGTCGGCCGCCGCGAAAAACTGATCACCGAAGCCGCGCAGTTGCCAGCCAACCAGCGCGACACAGCGGATCGCGTGAAGGAATTGCAGGCGCGCTGGCAGGAGCAGGCCAAGGCCTTGCCATTGCCGCGCCAGGAAGAGCAGGAACTGTGGCTGCGTTTCCGCAGCGCCTGCGACGCCATCTTTGCCCAGCGCAAGGAAGCGGCCTCCAGCGCCGATGCCGAGCGGCGCGACAATCTGCGGCTGCGTGAAGAGCAATGCGCAGCGCTGGAAGCCGCCGTGGCCGAGCCTGCGGCCGGATTGGCGAAAATATTGCAGCAGGCTCAGCAAGACTGGAACCGCGGCGGCCAGGTGCCGCGTGCGGCCGAGGCGCAAATCGATGCACGCTTCCAGGCCGCCGTGGCGGCAGCGCAGGCGATACTCGAACAGAGCCGGCGCCAGGCTGCCCTGGCGCAAGCCGATGCCTTGCGCGGCAAGCTGGCCCTGTGCCAGAAAATTGAAACGGCAATCGCCGCCAGCGGCGCCAATGAAAGCCGTAGCGAGTCCGACTGGCGCGGCGAGTGGCAAGCACTGCCGGCGCTGGCTCCGGCATTTGAAAAAATCATCGCTGCCCGCTTTGAACGTGCCGTACAAAATGGCAGCGGCTACGCTGCCAGGCTGGAAGCCGGCCGCCCGCTACTGCAGCAGGAGTTGCTGCGCGCCGAAATCATGGCCGGCTGCGACAGTCCGCCAGCGCTGTCGCGCGAGCGTCTGCAGCTGCAGGTGGAAGTCTTGCAAGCTTCGCTCAAGGCCGGCGGCGCCGCGAAAAATATCGAGCAGCAGCTGTTGCATATCTGCGACTTGCCGGCTGTGATGGACGATGCCGCGCTGCTGCGTCTGCTGAAACTGGTCGCCCTGGCCAAAGCGTGA
- a CDS encoding polysaccharide deacetylase family protein, producing MRLLSLVKPGLAATAVLAAGLALAQPATPQQACSAGTIYLTFDTGSQSQAQYIAQTLRKHHIKATFFMANEKTVNGDYTLDPSWAPFWKSLVADGHAFGSHTFDHVYAKRDLPEGKIEVKPQFGANAGKLVAWSPQQYCDEIKRVDQRFYELTGSHVDHFWRTPGGHTTPHTLAAGGACGYKHVAWADAGFSGDELPSEKWPNQMLLERTLKNLRDGDIVMAHLGIWSRKDPWAPAVLEPLISGLEKKGFCFATLRDNPEYLPGQADKLHRRGLNGKG from the coding sequence ATGCGTCTCCTGTCCCTGGTCAAACCCGGCCTGGCCGCCACGGCGGTGCTGGCGGCCGGTTTGGCGCTGGCGCAGCCGGCGACGCCACAGCAGGCTTGCAGCGCCGGCACCATCTACCTGACCTTCGATACCGGCAGCCAGTCGCAAGCCCAGTACATCGCCCAGACCCTGCGCAAGCATCACATCAAGGCTACGTTTTTCATGGCCAATGAAAAGACCGTGAATGGCGATTACACCTTGGATCCGTCTTGGGCGCCGTTCTGGAAGTCGCTGGTGGCCGACGGCCACGCATTCGGCAGCCATACCTTCGACCATGTCTACGCCAAGCGCGACCTGCCTGAAGGCAAGATCGAAGTGAAACCGCAATTCGGCGCCAATGCCGGCAAGCTGGTGGCCTGGAGTCCGCAGCAATACTGCGACGAGATCAAGCGCGTCGACCAGCGTTTCTACGAACTGACCGGCAGCCATGTCGATCATTTCTGGCGTACGCCGGGCGGCCACACTACGCCGCATACGCTGGCGGCAGGGGGGGCTTGCGGCTACAAGCATGTGGCCTGGGCCGACGCCGGTTTTTCCGGCGACGAACTGCCGAGCGAAAAATGGCCGAACCAGATGCTGCTGGAGCGCACCCTGAAGAATCTGCGCGACGGCGATATCGTGATGGCGCATCTGGGCATCTGGTCGCGCAAGGATCCATGGGCGCCGGCGGTGCTGGAACCCCTGATCAGCGGCCTGGAGAAAAAGGGTTTTTGTTTTGCCACCCTGCGCGACAACCCGGAGTACCTGCCGGGACAGGCGGATAAGCTGCATCGCCGCGGACTGAACGGCAAAGGGTAG
- a CDS encoding EI24 domain-containing protein yields MRPVLVAFGRALLSQLHYRMLMLTLLPFVLSVLLWGLALWWGLQPMIDWLQKNYFAGNDGLGIANYIPAWLGLGVLKTVIIPWLALWALLPLMILTALLFVGAFALPATARHIGHRHFAALEMRKGGSLLGSIWISLSAFVVFCVLWLLTLPLWLIPPFAFLIPLVLWGWLTYRVFAYEALAAHADKDELRAILKIHRWPLLLIGIITGALGAAPTMLWLGGALWLVVFPLLAAGSIWLYVLVFVFTGLWFEYYCLAALAKYRAASEAAIIMAKRDDGQAIHQLSDTSQR; encoded by the coding sequence ATGCGCCCGGTACTGGTTGCCTTCGGCCGGGCGCTGTTGTCACAGCTGCATTACCGCATGCTGATGCTGACCTTGCTGCCGTTCGTGTTGTCGGTGCTGCTGTGGGGCCTGGCCCTGTGGTGGGGTTTGCAGCCGATGATCGATTGGCTGCAAAAGAATTATTTTGCCGGCAACGACGGCCTCGGCATCGCCAACTACATCCCGGCCTGGCTTGGCTTGGGCGTGCTCAAGACCGTCATCATTCCCTGGCTGGCGCTGTGGGCCTTGCTGCCGCTGATGATACTGACTGCCTTGTTGTTTGTTGGCGCTTTCGCTTTGCCGGCGACGGCGCGCCATATCGGCCATCGCCATTTCGCCGCTCTCGAAATGCGCAAGGGCGGTTCGCTGCTCGGCAGCATCTGGATCTCCTTGTCAGCCTTCGTCGTTTTCTGCGTACTGTGGCTGCTGACCTTGCCCTTGTGGCTGATCCCGCCGTTCGCTTTCCTGATCCCGCTGGTGCTGTGGGGCTGGCTGACTTACCGCGTGTTCGCCTATGAAGCGCTGGCTGCGCATGCCGACAAGGATGAGTTGCGGGCGATCTTGAAAATCCACCGCTGGCCCTTGCTGCTGATCGGCATCATCACCGGCGCCCTCGGTGCCGCGCCTACCATGCTGTGGCTGGGCGGCGCGCTGTGGCTGGTGGTGTTTCCCTTGCTGGCGGCCGGCTCGATCTGGCTGTACGTGCTGGTATTCGTATTCACCGGCCTCTGGTTTGAGTATTATTGCCTGGCCGCACTGGCGAAATATCGGGCAGCGTCCGAGGCTGCTATCATTATGGCTAAACGCGATGACGGGCAGGCGATCCATCAACTGTCCGACACCTCGCAGCGTTAA
- a CDS encoding phasin family protein — protein MSTVAEQFSAATKANFEANLALFTDFTNKAFAGVEKLIDLNLNAAKASLEDSNATTQKLFAAKDPQEFFSLSAALAQPNTEKAIAYGRHFASIASSTQAELTKAAEAQVAETKRKVIEFVDQASKSVPPGAEGAVAFVKSAIGSANAGYEQFAKSTKQAVETLETNVNNAVDQLSQAATKSVARTAKK, from the coding sequence ATGTCTACCGTTGCAGAACAATTTTCAGCCGCTACCAAAGCCAATTTCGAAGCTAATCTGGCGCTGTTCACCGATTTCACCAACAAGGCATTTGCCGGCGTGGAAAAACTGATCGACCTCAACCTGAACGCTGCCAAGGCTTCGCTGGAAGATTCGAACGCTACTACCCAGAAACTGTTTGCGGCTAAAGACCCACAGGAATTTTTCTCGCTGAGCGCAGCGCTGGCCCAGCCAAACACTGAAAAAGCCATCGCCTACGGTCGTCATTTCGCCAGCATCGCTTCCAGCACACAAGCTGAACTGACCAAGGCTGCTGAAGCCCAGGTTGCGGAAACCAAGCGTAAAGTCATCGAATTCGTTGACCAAGCGTCGAAATCGGTTCCTCCTGGCGCAGAAGGCGCAGTTGCTTTCGTCAAATCGGCAATCGGCAGCGCCAACGCCGGTTACGAACAGTTTGCCAAGAGCACCAAGCAAGCTGTCGAAACACTGGAAACCAACGTCAACAACGCAGTCGACCAACTGTCGCAAGCTGCTACCAAGAGCGTTGCCCGTACTGCCAAGAAGTAA